A part of Paenibacillus donghaensis genomic DNA contains:
- a CDS encoding phosphoglycerate kinase — translation MNKKSVRDVEVKGKRVFVRVDFNVPMEDGKITDDTRIRETLPTVKYLIENGAKVILASHMGRPKGQFVDSMRLTGAAERLSELLGKPVAKADEAIGEAVKAQIAKLAEGDVLVLENVRFYPGEEKNDPELAKQFAELADLFVNDAFGAAHRAHASTEGIAHLLPAVSGLLMEKELSVLGKALSKPERPFTAIIGGSKVKDKIDVIDNLLNLADNVLIGGGLSYTFTKAQGHEIGKSLVDNDKLDAALGFIEKAKKLGKNFVLPVDVVVADKFGADANTKIVNVDEIPADWEGLDIGPKTREIYADIIKNSKLVVWNGPMGVFEIDIFAEGTIAVAKACATTEGYTVIGGGDSAAAAEKFHLADQMDHISTGGGASLEFMEGKVLPGVEALNDK, via the coding sequence ATGAACAAAAAAAGTGTCCGTGATGTAGAAGTAAAAGGCAAACGCGTATTCGTGCGTGTGGATTTCAACGTGCCTATGGAAGATGGCAAAATTACGGATGATACCCGTATCCGTGAAACGCTCCCAACAGTTAAATACTTGATTGAGAACGGTGCTAAGGTCATTCTGGCGAGCCACATGGGCCGTCCAAAAGGCCAATTTGTTGATTCCATGCGGCTCACCGGCGCTGCTGAGCGTTTGTCCGAACTTCTGGGTAAACCGGTAGCCAAAGCTGATGAAGCCATTGGCGAAGCAGTCAAAGCACAAATTGCCAAGCTTGCTGAAGGCGATGTACTGGTGCTTGAGAACGTACGCTTCTATCCTGGCGAAGAGAAAAATGATCCTGAACTGGCTAAGCAGTTCGCTGAACTGGCTGACCTGTTCGTCAACGATGCTTTTGGTGCGGCTCACCGTGCCCATGCATCGACTGAAGGCATTGCTCACCTTCTGCCTGCGGTATCCGGCCTTCTGATGGAGAAGGAATTGTCTGTACTGGGCAAAGCTCTGTCCAAACCTGAACGTCCCTTCACCGCGATCATTGGCGGTTCCAAGGTTAAAGACAAAATCGATGTTATCGACAACCTGCTGAATCTGGCTGACAACGTACTGATTGGCGGCGGCCTTTCTTACACCTTCACCAAGGCACAGGGCCACGAAATCGGCAAATCGCTGGTTGACAACGATAAGCTGGATGCCGCTCTTGGTTTCATCGAAAAAGCCAAGAAGCTGGGCAAAAACTTCGTGCTTCCGGTTGACGTAGTGGTTGCTGACAAGTTCGGCGCAGATGCCAACACCAAGATTGTGAATGTCGACGAAATTCCTGCAGACTGGGAAGGTCTTGATATTGGACCGAAGACTCGTGAAATCTATGCCGATATTATCAAAAACTCCAAGCTGGTTGTTTGGAACGGACCGATGGGCGTATTTGAAATTGATATCTTCGCCGAAGGTACGATTGCCGTAGCCAAAGCTTGTGCAACTACAGAAGGTTACACTGTGATCGGCGGCGGCGATTCCGCAGCTGCAGCAGAGAAATTCCACCTGGCTGACCAAATGGATCACATCTCCACTGGCGGCGGCGCATCACTCGAGTTCATGGAAGGCAAGGTACTTCCTGGCGTAGAAGCACTGAACGACAAGTAA
- the tpiA gene encoding triose-phosphate isomerase, which yields MRTPIIAGNWKMFKTVPEAESFIADIKGKAEVEGVETVICAPFTNLPALVAAVKGTDIKIGAQNLHFEDNGAFTGEISGVMLSDLGVEYVIIGHSERRAYFGETDEIVNKKLHAAFRHGITPIVCVGEKLEEREADQTKAVCKVQTEAAFEGLSAEQAAKVVIAYEPIWAIGTGKSSTSQDANEVIAYIRSLVKGLYDEATAEAVRIQYGGSVKPENVTEYMGQSDIDGALVGGASLQPASFVSLVEGAK from the coding sequence ATGAGAACCCCAATTATTGCCGGCAACTGGAAAATGTTCAAAACGGTTCCGGAAGCTGAAAGCTTCATCGCTGACATCAAAGGCAAAGCGGAAGTTGAAGGTGTGGAGACCGTAATCTGCGCACCGTTCACTAACCTGCCTGCTCTGGTAGCAGCAGTGAAAGGCACAGACATCAAGATTGGCGCACAGAATCTGCATTTCGAAGACAATGGCGCATTCACAGGCGAGATCAGCGGCGTAATGCTGAGCGATCTGGGTGTGGAATATGTTATTATCGGACACTCCGAGCGCCGCGCTTATTTCGGCGAAACAGACGAAATCGTGAACAAGAAGCTGCACGCAGCCTTCCGTCACGGTATTACTCCAATCGTCTGCGTAGGCGAGAAGCTGGAAGAGCGCGAAGCTGACCAGACCAAGGCTGTCTGCAAAGTACAGACTGAAGCTGCATTTGAAGGCCTCAGCGCTGAACAAGCGGCCAAGGTGGTTATCGCTTATGAGCCAATCTGGGCGATCGGCACAGGCAAATCCTCCACTTCCCAGGATGCCAATGAAGTTATTGCTTACATCCGCAGCCTTGTCAAAGGCCTGTATGATGAAGCAACGGCTGAAGCGGTTCGCATTCAATACGGCGGCAGTGTGAAACCTGAGAATGTAACGGAATATATGGGTCAAAGCGATATCGACGGCGCACTTGTCGGCGGTGCCAGCTTGCAGCCTGCATCCTTTGTCTCCCTGGTTGAGGGGGCGAAGTAA
- the gpmI gene encoding 2,3-bisphosphoglycerate-independent phosphoglycerate mutase: MSAPRPVALIIMDGFGLRATNEGNAVAQANKPNYDRYLTQYPNTTLTACGEAVGLPEGQMGNSEVGHLNIGAGRIVYQDLTRIDKSIRDGEFFDNETLVAAVRNAKSTGKKLHLYALVSDGGVHSHINHLFAMLDLAKKEDLHEVYIHAFMDGRDVPPDSGQKFVQDLVAKIEEVGVGTIATVSGRYFAMDRDKRWERVEKAYRAMVYGEGPKYTDALQAITASYQNSVYDEFVEPSVIVDNEGKPVTAVESGDSVIFLNFRPDRAIQLSQVFTNADFRGFDRGPLFPQNLHFVCLTTFSETVQGYVAYSPKNLDNTLGEVLVQQNKKQLRIAETEKYPHVTFFFSGGRDKELPGETRILINSPKVATYDLQPEMSAYEVAAACVAEIEAERQDAIILNFANPDMVGHSGMLEPTIKAVEVTDECVGKVVDAVVAKGGVAIIIADHGNADMVFDENGRPFTAHTTNPVPFILTDENVVLRDSGILADVAPTILDLMGLPQPAEMTGQSMIASRK; encoded by the coding sequence ATGTCAGCTCCTAGACCTGTAGCACTGATTATCATGGACGGTTTCGGATTGCGCGCAACGAATGAAGGCAATGCTGTTGCTCAAGCCAACAAACCCAACTATGACCGTTATCTGACTCAATATCCGAATACCACGCTTACCGCTTGCGGCGAAGCGGTGGGTCTACCGGAAGGACAGATGGGCAACTCTGAAGTGGGCCATCTGAATATCGGCGCTGGCCGGATCGTCTATCAGGATCTGACCCGTATCGACAAGTCCATCCGTGACGGAGAATTCTTCGACAACGAAACGCTGGTTGCAGCCGTAAGAAATGCGAAATCAACCGGCAAGAAGCTTCATCTGTATGCGCTGGTATCCGACGGTGGGGTACACAGCCATATTAACCATCTGTTCGCAATGCTTGATCTGGCCAAAAAAGAAGATTTGCATGAAGTGTATATCCACGCTTTCATGGATGGACGCGATGTACCTCCGGACAGTGGACAGAAATTTGTTCAGGATCTGGTAGCCAAGATTGAAGAAGTAGGCGTGGGCACCATTGCAACGGTATCCGGACGCTACTTCGCTATGGACCGTGACAAGCGTTGGGAGCGTGTAGAGAAGGCTTACCGTGCGATGGTTTATGGCGAAGGCCCGAAATATACCGATGCATTGCAAGCCATTACTGCATCTTACCAGAATTCCGTGTATGATGAATTCGTAGAGCCATCCGTAATTGTGGACAATGAAGGCAAGCCTGTAACAGCAGTAGAGAGCGGAGATTCCGTGATTTTCCTGAACTTCCGCCCAGACCGTGCCATTCAGCTGTCCCAGGTATTCACCAATGCGGATTTCCGTGGCTTCGACCGGGGACCTCTGTTCCCGCAGAACCTGCATTTCGTATGTCTGACTACCTTCAGCGAAACGGTACAGGGTTATGTAGCCTATTCGCCGAAGAATCTGGACAACACCCTGGGTGAAGTGCTCGTACAGCAGAACAAGAAGCAGCTGCGTATCGCGGAAACTGAGAAGTACCCGCACGTAACCTTCTTCTTCAGCGGTGGACGCGATAAGGAGCTTCCTGGCGAGACGCGGATTCTGATCAACTCTCCCAAAGTGGCAACCTATGACTTGCAGCCTGAGATGAGTGCTTACGAGGTGGCTGCGGCCTGCGTAGCCGAGATCGAAGCGGAAAGACAGGATGCCATTATTCTGAACTTCGCCAACCCTGACATGGTAGGACACTCCGGCATGCTGGAACCAACCATCAAGGCTGTGGAAGTAACGGATGAATGTGTGGGTAAAGTGGTGGACGCCGTAGTAGCCAAAGGCGGGGTAGCGATTATTATCGCCGATCATGGCAATGCTGATATGGTGTTTGATGAGAACGGACGTCCGTTCACGGCTCATACAACCAATCCGGTTCCTTTCATCCTGACGGATGAAAATGTTGTGCTGCGCGACTCCGGAATTCTCGCAGATGTGGCGCCAACCATCCTGGATCTAATGGGACTTCCGCAGCCAGCGGAAATGACCGGACAATCGATGATTGCCAGCCGCAAATAG
- the eno gene encoding phosphopyruvate hydratase → MTIISDVYAREVLDSRGNPTVEVDVYLESGAKGRAIVPSGASTGAHEAVELRDEDKSRYLGKGVLKAVENVNELIAPEVIGMDALDQLGIDKLMITLDGTHNKGKLGANAILAVSMAVARAAAAALDVPLYVYLGGFNAKQLPVPMMNIVNGGAHADNNVDVQEFMVLPVGAPSFKEALRTGAEIFHALKAVLKAKGLNTAVGDEGGFAPNFTSNEDALSTIMEAIEKAGYKAGVDVFLGMDVASTEFFKDGKYHLEGEGKSFTPTEFVDLLSSWVDKYPIITIEDGCSEDDWEGWKLLSEKLGNKIQLVGDDLFVTNTERLNKGIEEGIGNSILIKVNQIGTLTETFDAIEMAKRAGYTAVISHRSGESEDSTIADIAVATNAGQIKTGAPSRTDRIAKYNQLLRIEDELGELAQYNGMKSFYNLKR, encoded by the coding sequence ATGACTATTATTTCTGATGTGTACGCTCGCGAGGTCCTCGACTCCCGTGGTAACCCTACAGTAGAGGTTGACGTTTATCTGGAATCCGGTGCTAAAGGCCGCGCTATCGTTCCTTCCGGCGCTTCCACAGGCGCTCATGAAGCCGTAGAGCTTCGTGACGAAGACAAATCCCGTTACCTCGGCAAAGGTGTTCTGAAAGCCGTTGAGAACGTAAACGAGCTGATCGCTCCTGAAGTTATCGGTATGGACGCTCTGGATCAGCTGGGCATCGATAAGCTGATGATTACCCTGGACGGTACTCACAACAAAGGCAAGTTGGGCGCCAACGCAATCCTGGCAGTATCCATGGCCGTAGCACGTGCTGCTGCAGCTGCTCTGGATGTGCCTTTGTATGTATACCTGGGCGGATTCAACGCTAAACAGCTTCCAGTTCCAATGATGAACATCGTTAACGGCGGCGCACATGCCGACAACAACGTTGACGTACAAGAGTTCATGGTTCTGCCAGTTGGCGCACCTAGCTTCAAAGAAGCTCTTCGTACCGGCGCGGAAATCTTCCACGCTCTGAAAGCTGTATTGAAAGCTAAAGGCCTGAACACTGCAGTTGGCGATGAAGGCGGATTTGCTCCTAACTTCACTTCCAATGAAGATGCACTGTCCACTATCATGGAAGCTATCGAAAAAGCCGGCTACAAAGCAGGCGTTGACGTATTCCTGGGTATGGACGTAGCTTCCACTGAGTTCTTCAAAGATGGTAAATACCACCTGGAAGGCGAAGGCAAATCGTTCACACCAACCGAGTTCGTAGACCTGCTCTCCTCTTGGGTAGATAAATACCCAATCATCACTATTGAAGATGGCTGCTCCGAAGATGACTGGGAAGGTTGGAAATTGCTGTCCGAGAAACTGGGCAACAAAATCCAATTGGTTGGTGACGACCTGTTCGTAACCAACACTGAGCGTCTGAACAAAGGGATCGAAGAAGGCATTGGTAACTCCATTCTGATCAAAGTAAACCAAATCGGTACTTTGACTGAAACTTTCGATGCTATCGAAATGGCTAAACGCGCAGGTTACACTGCAGTAATCTCCCACCGTTCCGGTGAATCCGAAGACAGCACAATCGCTGATATCGCCGTGGCTACCAATGCCGGCCAAATCAAGACTGGTGCTCCTTCCCGTACAGACCGTATCGCTAAATACAACCAATTGCTTCGCATCGAAGATGAACTGGGCGAATTGGCTCAATACAACGGCATGAAATCCTTCTACAACCTCAAAAGATAA
- the secG gene encoding preprotein translocase subunit SecG, with amino-acid sequence MDIFLKVMLLIFSVGLIAVVLLQKGKSAGLSGAISGGAEHLFGKTKARGMELVLQRVTVGLAAGFFIMSILAAVFID; translated from the coding sequence ATGGATATCTTTTTGAAAGTAATGCTCCTTATTTTTTCCGTTGGTCTGATTGCGGTCGTTCTTCTGCAAAAGGGGAAAAGTGCGGGTCTTTCCGGTGCCATCTCCGGCGGTGCTGAGCATCTTTTCGGTAAAACTAAGGCACGGGGTATGGAACTCGTACTGCAACGTGTAACCGTTGGTTTGGCTGCAGGATTCTTTATTATGTCGATCCTGGCTGCCGTATTTATTGACTAA